Part of the Melopsittacus undulatus isolate bMelUnd1 chromosome Z, bMelUnd1.mat.Z, whole genome shotgun sequence genome is shown below.
CGAAGACCAGCTGTGCAGTTTTAAATTGTGTTTGCGTGCATGCACACCTCACTAGTGGTTGTATGTAACTACTCATCTACAGACAGCTGTGCTTTACTTCTTCCCATTCTGTGCCTTGATGAAGGCTACTTAACCCTCAGCATCATCTTCCTGAAGCACAGCCTTAATGATAACATTCCTTATTTGTCAATATAAATTACTTCcagtgtgtgtgcatttttaatgtgttttgagACTTTTTTTTGGTGGCTAGAGATTCATTTCACAGGACGTGCCATATCATTTGAACAGGAACTGCAATAGCTGTTAAAGAGTGTACAAACAGCTGGACATTCCATCCTCCTTGTAAAAACACGGAATTTAGGTTTATTTGAGTTCCACAAATAATGGTGATATAATTCTAATGTTTcattctgtaattaaaaaaaaaaacaaaaaaaaactgatcaaaaaaacccacaaaaataaaaattagttgATGTATAATAAAGGGCAATGTTTAAGTACTAAGGAGAGTTGTATCTTTGGATAATGCACATATACAGTATGTGTTATGGTATGTGGTAATGTTGTCAGAGTAAAGGTACGATCTGATCTCTGCATATGGATAACTGTCACAGTTCAGGGATCCAGCTAAATGCGTACATATTGGCCTTTCACATACTGTTAAAATTTGGCTTTTAATGCATGACAAACTTACATGTTCATTAACCGTAGTTTGCAGGTAGTTTGAGTAGCtctgttgctttaaaaataaatgtagctAATacctatttttccctttgtacAGTGCCAGCAGCTGAAAAGTGGGTTGAACTTGCATCTTTTGGGGATTTTGCACAATACCTCTTAACCTGGCGCTAATAGAAATCAAGTACCTGAATTCTTACTAATGGCGCCATGTGTATCAGCACTTCTTAGTTGGTGGCACTCGAGTTATTTTTGCAAGTCAGTATCCAAAAAAAGTTGACCTTTCATGTAAGAACTTCTTGTCAAATGAAGACTTGTAGACCTCTCTAGGAGTTCTCCCAGTTTCCAGGAGTTTGTATTAGCAGACTTTCCCTTggaattgtttaaaaaatacttttggaaTATAAGCCTGTTTGTTTGTGCCAGTCCTGGCAGGGGATAAAAGGAAGGCAATTGAAAAGATTGTTAATAAGCCAGGAATTCTTGTAGTGTTTAATGTTTCTATTTCCCATAGAATGCTAGGCTATGGGAAGCTCTTGTCGCATCatggttaaaaaaattaaaaaaaaataaaaaaaaatctatctgtGTGTaaacataaactgaaacaaTGTAGATTTTACATAATGTGTTTAATAAAATTAAGCTATTAAATGAATTACATGTGGGAGTTTATGGAAATTCTGTTGTGCTTTGGGAAGGATTTCACTTTGTAACAGCATCAGAGTCAGACTTTTGAATAAAAGGCCTCTGATTTCAGAATGCTTACTTCAAGAGCCAGCTCTTTGTACAGATTTGTCATACATTAAGAATTTGCCCAGAATGCTGTCCTGAAAGTTTTGCAGCAGATCTTAAAAGAAACATCATGTGTCTGAGCATTTAGGAACGTCCTCCTTCACAGTTGTAAGAAAAAACAGTGAAGCAGACGGCAGGATGTTTTGGTAGCAGGTCATAGTACAGTACAGGTTATAATTCAATACCAAAAGGCTTCAAGACCTCTCCAGCAGCTTACTTTCTAAAATGCCTCTAATGACCGAGACACCCTATAGTAGGTTCCCTACCGCTCTCCATGCAAGCCTAGAGCCACAACCAGGCTGTGGTTTACAGCAGATGCCAAAGCAGATGCAGTTACATTTCAGCAGCTTCCTACTAAGTGACACAGATCTCCAGCACTTGCTCCTTCTGTATTAATCTGAATGTATTGCTGTTGCTACTTACCTCACCCATACATTGGTTCTCTATGCAGTGAACCAGCGCTAGAATCAttacattacaaaataaatgagCAATTCGGTTTTTCAAAACAACCTCTGGGGATGCCTGCAGATTCAAGTGCCTGTTTCTGTATGTGCTTCTGAATCAATGACTTGTAAGAATTGACACTGGATGTGTATAAGATGACATTACATCTTTGAAGAGGTTTTGATAATTTGCCTCTTCTCCACTTACTGTGGTTGTATTGAAAGAGGTAtgcaatacattaaaaaattacttatgGTAGCTAATACACAGAGCCGTGCCTTCACCCCTGCATGATGCTGcagtgaaaaattactttttcctgtAAGACAGACCAAagtggatttttcttttgagaCCTGCTACAGTTAATACAAAAATCTTTGAGAAAACTGCCTTGTCCTTAATAACAAATAACATAATAATCCAAATGCTATTCAGGCTCTTCTAAGTCTTTCTGTCAGGACACAGGCATGCATTCCTGTAAGATTCAGTGAAAGCTTTGATCTATGTTAAAACCTTTCCCTCCCTTGATGGgtgaagtatttttcttataaaaatacctgtttgAATTTGCTGTTGGCAAAAATAACCTTTCTGTCTATGCTTATGAGACTAGCCCTTTGGTAGCTTTCTGCTGGTTCCTGATGTGGTTTGATGGCAATAAATATGGCATAAGGAGATGACACTGGTACTTTCAGGTATCTCTGTAGTGTTTTTGTAATTGATACTGAGCTAGCAAGATAAATGCTTTTGTTCCTGAGAAAGCGTTACTGGGATTTCTCCAAGAAAAGCTGATTGCTAACAGAACTGGAATGGGGGCAGATACCAGAGAACACATGGAAGAGGTTGGCATTTCAAATTAATATGTTTAAATATCCttcaaaaatcccaaacaaaggAATGACTACACCTGTTTTTGTTGCCCAGGCTAGACTTAATGGTTGTACTGTTGAGTACGGTGCAAGAATTTACTGAGGCAAAGTCCAAGTCCGCGATATGGGATTCCAGCACCTCACTTCAGCTGTGAAGAATTTATCTCTTAAAgtagaaagcagcagctgcttctctACTCTCTGTGATAAAACCGCATGTAACATTTTAAGAACCAGAATGTGCATGTACACTGCAGTCATTCTGGTGTAGGTAAGTCTGCGGTGACAAAATACAGAAGATCTTTAATTCTTCAAGTAGAATCTATGAGAAATGGATGCCTTCTGCGTTGAAGCCATGTAGCAAGCTGAAAGAGTGAAAGATGTATGTTACAATTTCCACTGATTTATATTTCAGCTTAAGGCATTTCTAAGAGGTGCTGGCTGGTGagtaatatataaaaatatcatgAAAGCAGCCATTGCTCAACTGCAAAAAAGAATTATTACAAAATCTTAACTAGATGTTATTAGCAAATTCACCATTTTGGAGATGTAGGTGTATTTTCAGTGCAGTTAGTTATATTGCATCCTAGCAAGTTACTACGTTTCTTTAGAGTAGCTGTATTAATCGTCACACTGTGAAAGAGGATTTAGGTTGCCACTTAAATTAACTGACCAGACATAAGAGCAGAATATAACAGTTAATTACATAAACTTCCGAATTATGCTATAGACTATGGCCTAATCCTCAACACAGAGAAGGGCTGTGGAAGTCTCCAGGGATATTACAATAATCAATTCCATTATTAAAGCCATTTTTAGAGGAAGCTAAAGGGTCTAGTACACAAACACCTGAAATAAGGATCTTTGGCTAGTTGATTCTCAACAACGTAAGCAGTGGCTAAAATATACGTAGGGTTTTAAGTGTTCACACTCAGGACTAGAAGCAAGGAGTGTCTGGTATtgagaggaaaatggaattAGTACTACTACTCTGTGACCCAATAATAATCTGTGCTGCACAGGCACAGACAGAATTTCAAGAAGCTTAAAGGGAagacataaaggaaaaaatacctaATAAAATCATCTATATCCATTGAACGGGCTCGTTTTTCAGAGTAACCTGTATTTTCTAGGACTGCATGTATTTTCTCTGCAATTTTGAAGTTTTCAGGTATTTCCTGTCAATGAAAAATAggatataaattaattttctattcaTAGCACAGGAAAGGgtcatttaaataattattcttttcctgcttttagaATGGTTCTTGTTGCAAGTAGCTAtatcagggatttttttttttcttgttttggacTACTGTATTCTTCTTGTATCTGAATTCTTATACCCCAGCTCATTCACTATAAATGAATCAACCATACTGCTAAGCATACACAGAAAGTTTTCTCATTAGATTCTTACTAGATTAGCAGAAGTCCTTGAGATATGTACAGCCAATGTATTAGTAACGTACTCAGCTTTCAGCTCTTTCACAGCGGTTTAATGacccttttagatttttctttaaggaaagtTTCTCCTCCCTCGAACTCTCTCGGAAAAACTTTAAGACgttaaagcagcttttcaatGTTAAGTTTTTACTCTTACAAAAGTCAGTATGTAGGACACAATACACAGAAATAGAATTCAATAGAAAGGAGCTTACTGTATTATGTAAGGAACAATGAATTCGGTAATTATGATCCAGTAACTGCTCTACAGCACTTGACCTGAAAGAAATGCAAGCTTAGAATAGAAATTGAGCTTTAACTAGGTTTCATTGTTAATCTTTACTATCAAAAACTGTAACAGCTACATAGAGCTGTCCTTTTGAACAGCTGCCTAGTtttttactaaagaaaaaacTTGTGACCTCAGCATAAATCCTCCATCATTGTTTATCCCAGACTGTGCTGGCATGCATGTAACACTGCTGTGCATTTGCACCAGAGAAATGGTTACCTGAATGAGCTTTCAGACTTTGAAAAGATGCCCTTTAACAGaagttacagaatcacagaatcataccatggttcgggttggaaagcaccttaagatcattcagttccaactgccctgccatgggcaggggcaccacACACTAggtcaacctggccttgaaccctgccagtggtggagcatttaccatgtctttgggcagcctgttccagtgcctcaccaccctcacagtaaagaatttcttccttatatctaatctgaacttcccctgttttaagtttgaacccactaccccttctcctatcactacagtccctaatgaatagtcccccACCAGAATCCTTGTAGGCCCAAGTTACTTACTTAAATGCTGCGGAGAGTGTCTTGTTTTTCCTAACAAAGGCTATTCTTACCAGACCATCCCActcctgaaattaaaaatgtcagaatttACAGAGAGGAACATGCAGCCACTACAAACAAGACAAGTCACTACTGACAACTTCAGAACAAGAATATTGAACACACTAaaattttcctggaaaatatCTTTCTAAACAATACAAAACCAGTCCTGATTTGCACAAAGCAATAGAAATGGAAGACAAAATTCTTCACTCACAAAAACTGTTGAAATTGTTCTTGAAAGCCTTGAAATTGTTTTCATgtgctgaaaagaaatgtaattgaaGACTATCTGGCTAAGCTTGGGGAAGACTGAAATGGTCCTGGAGATCAAagcattttcatagaatcatagaatggtttgggctggaaagaaccttaagatcatctagttcctaccaccctgctatgggcagggacaactaGGGACACTACACCAGGTTGTTCATGCCCTGTCCAGACGGGTCTTGAAAATttccaggcatggagcattcagtGTAATTTTAAGAATACTATCCTGTACACACTCATCTGAAGATAAGCCTTCTCATAGATACCCCTGTGATCGTAACCAACAAAGTCATTAGCCTGAAGGGTCTCTGGGAGATAGAAACCACCATGAGAAGGGCATTATTACTAGCAACTCTCCAACTGACATGGAGATGGCACCTCAGTCTTGTCTGAAATAGTGTAAATGAAGCTGGACCCGAACTGATGGTGGCACATTCAGGTAACATCCTAATGCAAGCCTGATCAACAGATAAgtaagtattttgaaattagGTAAATGCCAGTGCATAGCTGGTACTTAATAGTAAAAACAGCACATGGAACTGAGAAGTGGAAAGTTAAATTAAGAATTACCACTAGTATGCTACGTTGTTGTAGATGCTCACCTGGAAGTTAACAGGTGGTGGTGGGTTCTTTGGCTCTATTCTGACAACACTGGATTCCACTTTGGGAGGAGGCCTGAAATTGTTCTTTCCAACCTGTTAAATCAGAAGTCAGGCAGCTGtatgaaaaagcagcaaatccTCACATTTCTAGAAACATTCTTCTGTCTTTGGTAGCTCTGTTAGCTAATGCAGAATGATGTACCTTCATCAGATGATCCACTCTAGCTAGTAACTGAGTATTAATAGAGAGTCTGCAGTATAGTTTAGTTCCTGGTTTGGCAACCAAACGAAGTGCAAATTCCCTTTGAAACATAAGTATTGCACACCTGAGAataacagaaatgagaaaatgaattctAAGTGATAAACTTCTACATCAAAACCCAGCTAACACACTTGAAAGTACAGTATTTGCCTCAGTACTTAGAAACAATACAAGTTTGCCATAAACAAAATGTCTTAATTAGTGCAGATTGCgttaaaagaaacccaaaaccacaaagaaaaaaaaccttttaaagaCATCTGCATCTTCTTAAAGACAGAATTTGATTCTGTATATTGCTAAGTGTATCAGGATCAAAGAGGAGGTTAGTCTCAAAGAGTTTTGTGCCTGACTGTAACTAATCATTTTGAGTAATTCTGTGATGAGTCCTTCAAATCCAAACTCTCCAAGCTCCAAAACCTGACCAGTAATGTCATGAATGTTAGCACTTCAGGGAAAGAATTCAAGAACTCACGTGCACTGAACAACACACAATACTACCTGAGCAGTTACATTTTTAGACCATGCAACAGAAGTGTCTTAGCTTTGATCCTACCTTTTCCACTCTTCCTTTCTCAGGTAAGAAGACACCTGAAGTGCTACAATACCCTACTTATCCCTGGAGTAACAATCAGTTATATTACTAGTGTCAAGAGGTCCAGCTCTGGTTTTGTCAGCTGGACACTCATTGATGCCAAGACTAAGTTTTCCCTTCATACTCAATACATTGCCATAAACTAATTTCCAGGCATTGGCAGGTTTCGTATTATAGAAAATCTTGTGTGTGGCCCCGATCCATCAAACTGATATTTTAGGAACAAAAGTTTGATTtgggaatatttttaaagctattttattttctatcagGTAATATAGAGCTCTGTTCTTCCACATACCTGAAAAAAGGTCTGTGAAGCAGcaacttgaaaacaaaaggtgaagaaatctgaagaaagaGTAATAGTGTTAGTATAATTTCTGGGCAATTatcatttagaaagaaaaaggttttgccACGCTGTTTAGCCATACCTGGTAGGGCAAGTTAGCCACGCATGCATCAAAGAACGGCAAATCTGTTTTCAAGACATCTCCAACCCTGATTTCTAGTTTGTTTGCCAGACTCCTGGGGAAAATATGGTGTGGTTGTACTCAAAGAAGCATGTTGCCAAAGTTTTTGCCTATGCAGCTCCACTGCTTTAAGAGCTTGCTATTTCCACTTTTGGTACTCACATGCCCTGCACTCTCTTCTGA
Proteins encoded:
- the DIMT1 gene encoding dimethyladenosine transferase isoform X1, which produces MSKVRAGKRLRQERGERGASGILFNTGAGQHILKNPLVVNSIIEKAALRRTDVILEVGPGTGNLTVKMLEKVKKVIACEIDPRLVGELQKRVQGMSLANKLEIRVGDVLKTDLPFFDACVANLPYQISSPFVFKLLLHRPFFRCAILMFQREFALRLVAKPGTKLYCRLSINTQLLARVDHLMKVGKNNFRPPPKVESSVVRIEPKNPPPPVNFQEWDGLVRIAFVRKNKTLSAAFKSSAVEQLLDHNYRIHCSLHNTEIPENFKIAEKIHAVLENTGYSEKRARSMDIDDFISLLHGFNAEGIHFS
- the DIMT1 gene encoding dimethyladenosine transferase isoform X2, with the translated sequence MLEKVKKVIACEIDPRLVGELQKRVQGMSLANKLEIRVGDVLKTDLPFFDACVANLPYQISSPFVFKLLLHRPFFRCAILMFQREFALRLVAKPGTKLYCRLSINTQLLARVDHLMKVGKNNFRPPPKVESSVVRIEPKNPPPPVNFQEWDGLVRIAFVRKNKTLSAAFKSSAVEQLLDHNYRIHCSLHNTEIPENFKIAEKIHAVLENTGYSEKRARSMDIDDFISLLHGFNAEGIHFS